Genomic DNA from Euwallacea similis isolate ESF13 chromosome 11, ESF131.1, whole genome shotgun sequence:
TTCAGTTTAGCCGCAGCAGTTGAAGTTTGTAGCTGTTCTGGAGTAAGATTCAATTCCTCCACTATCCACCCGTGCTTTTGCAACCGGTATTTCTGGTGGTAGCTggaagaattttataaaatttatttgctaaatTAACCCTCAAGACCTACTCCTCCGCTGGATAAAATGGCCCTGCAGGGGCGATTTCAGTAATCAACTTTTCATTTCTCTTTCCGGCTTCGACTATTATGTCCAGTTCAGCAATGTGCCTTTGTTCCTCTTCGTGGTAGAGTATCAGAGACATATACTGCAAGCAGATTTTTCCCTAAGATATCATATCAGTTTAATATGGGGGTAGATTTACTTGTCTCTTAATGACAGTGGTAACTCCGTACTCATGGTTGTCCCAGAAGAGTTTCAGCAGCTCGCGGTAGGAAATAATTTCTGGGTCATAGTCTATTTCGATTACTTCAGTGTGATCGCCCCTTGAATGGgaaatgaataataaagaGTTATGTGTAGAAGATACCATAATGCCTCTATTCACCATTGATAAGCACTCCTAGGTCtgatttacttttattacCTACTACATAAAGAGGTCGTTTTCAAAGGAttcaaaattagatttataaTGGTTTAATGCCCATCTTCTCAATGCTAATCGTACGACTTAATACAGCAATATATTTATAGTTaaaatctctgaaattcatgtTAAATGGGTCACGTTGCGACATCACATAAAT
This window encodes:
- the MsrA gene encoding peptide methionine sulfoxide reductase isoform X3, which codes for MPSLEQEVPFKKATFGMGCFWANDALFGAQRGVLRTRVGYAGGTTPNPVYKDIESGTSESGATSTDPLPGTSDANPRGDHTEVIEIDYDPEIISYRELLKLFWDNHEYGVTTVIKRQYMSLILYHEEEQRHIAELDIIVEAGKRNEKLITEIAPAGPFYPAEDYHQKYRLQKHGWIVEELNLTPEQLQTSTAAAKLNGYVAGVGSREDLERDLKMLGIPEKIASFVRIQYSENEGGNLYC